Proteins from one Streptomyces cynarae genomic window:
- a CDS encoding SDR family NAD(P)-dependent oxidoreductase, whose amino-acid sequence MTTTFITGANKSLGYETARRLIEAGHTVLIGARDPERGRAAADALGARFVQIDVTDDASVAAAAADIESCEGGIDVLINNAGVFGTHSPADQITAADASEVFEVNVVGIVRVTHAFLPLLRKSASPVIVNVSSGMGSFAATHDAQRVESRNLAPLYTASKAAVTMLTTQYAKSWPDVKVNAADPGYTATDFNGHSGPQTVTEGTDAIVELATIGPNGPTGTFRDRHGEMAW is encoded by the coding sequence ATGACGACCACATTCATCACCGGAGCCAACAAGTCCCTCGGGTATGAGACCGCCCGCCGCTTGATCGAGGCCGGTCACACCGTCCTCATCGGTGCGCGTGATCCGGAGCGCGGCCGGGCGGCCGCCGACGCACTCGGTGCCCGTTTCGTCCAGATCGATGTGACGGATGACGCGTCGGTGGCTGCCGCCGCCGCCGACATCGAGTCTTGCGAGGGCGGCATCGACGTCCTGATCAACAACGCAGGCGTCTTCGGGACGCACAGCCCCGCCGACCAGATCACGGCCGCTGACGCCAGTGAGGTGTTCGAGGTCAATGTCGTCGGGATCGTCCGGGTCACGCACGCGTTCCTGCCGCTGCTGCGCAAGTCCGCGAGCCCGGTCATCGTCAATGTGTCCAGCGGTATGGGATCGTTCGCGGCCACCCACGACGCACAGCGCGTCGAGTCGAGGAACCTCGCGCCGCTCTACACGGCGTCGAAAGCTGCCGTGACCATGCTGACCACGCAGTACGCGAAGTCCTGGCCGGACGTGAAGGTGAACGCGGCCGACCCGGGCTACACCGCGACCGACTTCAACGGGCACAGCGGCCCGCAGACCGTGACCGAGGGCACCGACGCGATCGTCGAACTCGCCACCATCGGGCCCAACGGACCGACGGGAACCTTCCGCGACCGTCACGGTGAGATGGCCTGGTGA
- the mobF gene encoding MobF family relaxase → MMDIQLITAGQMYRYYLRQVIVGDGRRPARTPLAQAQQEAGVPAGRWMGRGLAVLGLQAGDVVTEAQLRNLLGEGRHPYADRIEADKLAAGKKPAAARRAGALGRRVKVTGFDLVFRPQPTLTLLWALGDEETRTAIEAAHERAIAAVLAWIEDEAAILRFGAKGIYQNRPVHGLVAARFRHYEARSGMPLLHDHLLLSVKAQRPHKDRNGQGIWGSVHSEVLYENAVAASALYNEVVMAEACEALVLASEPRTVTAGRRPVMDVAGVPYELIRWTSRRSDQIAACRAELEHEYVTAVDDDGTPRFLPVVSERARAKLNRIAAKMTRPPKQKARTLAKLREEWKESAILTSGVAADVINSLLEHARAAAAAIRARVAAVVDIALAAVDVAATVFVMNSGGRFHRRHLLAEARRHLAFVLRGRRREPGLDEQIVDAALATYCVDISEPKTLRGLLPAYRLYTARWSLADLEPARRPLTTAPDRQPPASPGTPAASRPSDLEPGEWEIPRVPLQYERAVLAGAVVREKLRTAVTAARGRAYDVVAHQQAAMPEQLLAPPAADSERDDQEPEPGRREVIDLTALRALRRSRTDVEALDLTAERLRHLQDAFTKVANDSRARADRYVEQDDAYPVHPVRQDDQQAHRPQEPGPHRGRGGRPLSAPDAAGCAPTMPGERSLQAGKRSRV, encoded by the coding sequence ATGATGGATATCCAGCTGATCACCGCCGGGCAGATGTACCGCTACTACCTGCGCCAGGTCATCGTCGGCGACGGCCGCCGACCGGCCCGCACGCCACTCGCTCAGGCCCAACAGGAGGCCGGGGTCCCGGCCGGGCGATGGATGGGTAGGGGCCTTGCCGTCCTCGGTCTGCAGGCGGGCGACGTCGTCACCGAAGCGCAGCTGCGGAACCTCTTGGGCGAGGGCCGGCACCCGTACGCCGACCGGATCGAGGCCGACAAGCTCGCCGCGGGGAAGAAGCCTGCGGCCGCGCGCCGGGCCGGGGCACTCGGTCGGCGTGTGAAGGTCACCGGGTTCGATCTGGTCTTCCGCCCACAGCCCACCCTCACCCTGCTGTGGGCGCTGGGGGATGAGGAGACCCGCACGGCGATCGAGGCCGCGCACGAGCGGGCGATTGCCGCCGTGCTCGCCTGGATCGAGGACGAGGCCGCGATCCTTCGCTTCGGCGCGAAGGGGATCTATCAGAACCGCCCGGTGCATGGTCTGGTCGCCGCGCGGTTCCGCCACTATGAGGCGCGCTCCGGGATGCCGCTCCTGCATGACCATCTCCTTCTGTCCGTCAAAGCCCAGCGCCCGCACAAGGACAGGAACGGGCAGGGCATCTGGGGCTCGGTGCACTCCGAGGTCCTGTACGAGAACGCGGTGGCCGCCTCCGCGCTCTACAACGAAGTCGTGATGGCTGAGGCGTGCGAGGCGTTGGTGCTGGCTTCCGAGCCGCGCACCGTCACCGCCGGCCGCCGACCGGTCATGGACGTCGCCGGTGTGCCGTACGAGCTGATCCGCTGGACGTCCCGGCGCAGCGACCAGATCGCCGCCTGCCGGGCAGAGCTGGAGCACGAGTACGTCACCGCCGTCGACGACGACGGCACCCCGCGGTTCCTGCCCGTGGTCTCCGAGCGGGCCCGCGCCAAGCTGAACCGGATCGCCGCGAAGATGACGCGCCCGCCGAAGCAGAAGGCCCGGACCCTTGCCAAGCTGCGCGAGGAGTGGAAGGAGAGCGCGATCCTCACTTCTGGTGTCGCCGCCGACGTCATCAACTCCCTTCTCGAGCACGCCCGTGCCGCAGCGGCGGCGATCCGGGCCCGGGTCGCCGCCGTGGTCGACATAGCGCTGGCGGCCGTCGACGTCGCCGCGACGGTGTTCGTGATGAACAGCGGCGGCCGGTTCCACCGCCGGCACCTGCTCGCCGAGGCCCGCCGTCACCTCGCTTTCGTCCTGCGTGGCCGCCGCCGTGAGCCGGGCCTGGACGAGCAAATCGTGGACGCCGCGCTCGCCACGTACTGCGTGGACATCAGCGAGCCGAAGACGCTGCGCGGTCTGCTACCGGCCTACCGCCTCTACACCGCCCGCTGGTCGCTGGCCGACCTCGAACCCGCCCGGCGTCCGCTGACCACCGCCCCGGACCGGCAGCCCCCGGCCAGCCCGGGCACACCGGCCGCGTCCCGGCCTTCGGACCTGGAGCCGGGGGAGTGGGAGATACCCCGCGTCCCGTTGCAGTACGAGCGGGCCGTCCTCGCCGGCGCGGTGGTCCGCGAGAAGCTGCGCACCGCCGTCACCGCCGCGCGGGGCCGGGCGTATGACGTCGTCGCGCACCAGCAGGCGGCGATGCCCGAGCAGCTGCTCGCGCCCCCGGCCGCCGACTCCGAGCGCGACGACCAGGAGCCGGAGCCCGGGCGCCGGGAGGTGATCGACCTGACGGCGCTGCGGGCCTTGAGGAGGTCCCGCACGGACGTGGAAGCCCTCGATCTGACGGCCGAGCGGCTGCGCCACCTCCAGGACGCGTTCACCAAGGTGGCCAACGACTCCCGCGCCCGTGCGGACCGCTACGTCGAACAGGACGATGCCTACCCAGTGCACCCGGTACGCCAGGACGACCAGCAGGCGCACCGCCCGCAGGAGCCCGGACCGCACCGCGGCCGGGGAGGCCGGCCACTGAGCGCACCCGACGCCGCGGGGTGCGCACCGACGATGCCCGGCGAGCGAAGCCTGCAGGCAGGTAAACGGAGTCGGGTGTGA
- a CDS encoding helix-turn-helix transcriptional regulator — translation MDETLGTALHRWRDRLSPADVGLTSRPGRRAVGLRREELAELAGLSVDYVVRLEQGRAKSPSAQVVASLTRALQLQPMERDHAYRLAGLLPPQEGTVSTHVPAGVQRMLARLGEFPVGVFSADWTLLSWTPAWSVLMGHPSARTHDERNLARAVFAAGPSRLASWPVLQDDDALKIALVADLRTALIDYPRDRGLTDLVEELRSVSAEFARLWDEGTVGPHVSARKTVVHPQVGEVICDCDVLTVPGCDIRLVVYTVAAGSADAEKLEFLRVTNGVRAESPPGPGLFSTP, via the coding sequence GTGGACGAGACCCTGGGAACGGCACTGCACCGCTGGCGCGACCGCCTTTCTCCGGCCGACGTCGGACTGACCTCACGGCCCGGACGACGCGCGGTGGGGCTGCGACGCGAGGAACTGGCAGAACTCGCCGGGCTGTCGGTCGACTACGTGGTCCGCCTGGAACAGGGCCGCGCCAAAAGCCCATCGGCGCAGGTCGTCGCGAGCCTGACCAGGGCACTGCAACTGCAGCCCATGGAGCGCGATCACGCCTACCGGCTGGCCGGCCTCCTGCCTCCCCAGGAGGGAACGGTCTCCACACATGTTCCGGCCGGAGTCCAACGGATGCTGGCCCGTCTCGGGGAGTTCCCCGTGGGCGTGTTCAGCGCCGACTGGACCTTGCTGTCCTGGACCCCCGCATGGTCAGTGCTGATGGGCCATCCCAGCGCACGGACACACGACGAGCGCAACCTGGCACGGGCGGTCTTCGCCGCAGGGCCCAGCCGGCTCGCGTCGTGGCCCGTGCTCCAGGACGACGACGCCCTGAAAATTGCCCTCGTCGCCGACCTGCGCACAGCTCTCATCGACTACCCCCGCGACCGCGGCCTGACCGACCTCGTCGAGGAACTGCGTTCGGTCAGCGCGGAGTTCGCCCGTCTGTGGGACGAGGGCACGGTCGGCCCGCACGTCTCGGCCCGCAAGACCGTGGTACACCCCCAGGTGGGTGAGGTGATCTGCGACTGCGACGTGCTCACCGTCCCAGGCTGCGACATCCGACTCGTCGTCTACACGGTGGCCGCGGGTTCCGCCGATGCGGAAAAGCTGGAGTTCCTGCGGGTCACCAACGGTGTCCGCGCCGAGTCGCCTCCGGGGCCCGGTCTGTTCTCTACGCCGTAA
- a CDS encoding helicase-related protein, protein MCGDHKPNHRRRVLAEFAAGIATDGTVVEKGFLGSVKVLGEGVDTKNCDSVYWADVRGSMPDLVQAVGRALRMQPGEGKVASLVVPVLLGPGETVDNMLTSRAFGGWRSCWKRSGRMTPEW, encoded by the coding sequence TTGTGCGGCGATCACAAGCCGAACCACCGGCGGCGGGTTCTTGCGGAGTTCGCGGCCGGGATCGCCACGGATGGCACGGTCGTGGAGAAGGGGTTCCTGGGGTCGGTGAAGGTGCTGGGCGAGGGCGTCGACACCAAGAACTGTGACTCCGTCTACTGGGCCGACGTGCGCGGTTCCATGCCTGACCTCGTCCAGGCCGTGGGCCGGGCGCTGCGGATGCAGCCCGGCGAGGGCAAGGTCGCATCCCTCGTGGTGCCGGTCCTGCTCGGGCCCGGCGAGACGGTGGACAACATGCTGACCTCGCGGGCGTTCGGGGGTTGGCGAAGCTGCTGGAAGCGCTCAGGGCGCATGACGCCCGAGTGGTGA
- a CDS encoding helicase associated domain-containing protein — MLKFSTPRDPAQLAAFIKLRVLNPEHEHWRRGIEAAVIYNRLHGGLKVPFTYRVPGGDDQEAKVEGWPAALAGFPLGQWIADARRFYARGDMDEDRVQQLEKLGMVWSHFDVAWEEGLAAARGWAAENGHLLAPLDATYQGYRVGIWLKNARAAARKAAEIEQRRAEGLPVESVAGALSEERREQLEEIDPSWCPAWPVEWQRAFHLVRLHLEAGGELPMSPGGIVHQGEDLGRWVRSVRLGWDELTAVQQWMCEHILGIEPATEDEKPQPRRTQADKWAMNYAAAKQFYEREGHLRVPRKHVETIVLSGGDGDGGRGEDQKERQLRLGAWIGNQRSRAATLSPERVEQLSAIGMRWA, encoded by the coding sequence CTGCTGAAGTTCTCCACGCCGCGTGACCCCGCGCAGCTGGCGGCGTTCATCAAACTGCGGGTCCTCAACCCTGAGCATGAGCACTGGCGGCGCGGCATCGAGGCCGCCGTCATCTACAACCGGCTCCACGGCGGCCTGAAGGTCCCGTTCACGTACCGCGTGCCCGGCGGCGACGACCAGGAGGCCAAGGTCGAGGGGTGGCCGGCCGCGCTCGCCGGGTTCCCCCTCGGGCAATGGATCGCCGACGCAAGAAGGTTCTATGCCCGCGGCGATATGGACGAGGACCGCGTCCAGCAGTTGGAGAAGCTGGGCATGGTGTGGTCGCACTTCGACGTCGCATGGGAAGAGGGCCTGGCCGCCGCGCGCGGGTGGGCTGCGGAAAACGGGCATCTCCTGGCACCGCTGGACGCCACCTACCAGGGCTACCGGGTAGGCATCTGGCTGAAGAACGCCAGGGCCGCGGCCCGGAAGGCTGCCGAGATCGAGCAGCGGCGTGCCGAGGGACTGCCGGTGGAGTCGGTAGCCGGCGCGCTGTCGGAGGAGCGGCGCGAGCAGTTGGAGGAGATCGACCCGTCGTGGTGCCCGGCCTGGCCGGTGGAGTGGCAGCGCGCCTTCCATCTGGTCCGGCTGCACCTGGAGGCCGGCGGCGAGCTGCCCATGTCGCCGGGTGGGATCGTGCACCAGGGCGAGGATCTGGGCCGGTGGGTGCGCTCGGTCCGGCTGGGCTGGGACGAGCTCACAGCCGTGCAGCAGTGGATGTGTGAGCACATCCTCGGCATCGAGCCCGCCACCGAGGACGAGAAACCACAGCCGCGCCGTACGCAGGCCGACAAATGGGCGATGAACTACGCGGCCGCCAAGCAGTTCTACGAGCGCGAGGGACACCTTCGGGTGCCGAGGAAGCACGTCGAGACGATCGTCCTCAGCGGTGGCGATGGAGACGGCGGTAGGGGCGAGGACCAGAAGGAACGGCAGCTCCGGCTTGGTGCATGGATCGGGAACCAGCGCAGTAGGGCCGCCACGCTGTCACCGGAACGCGTGGAGCAGTTGTCCGCGATCGGGATGCGCTGGGCGTAA
- a CDS encoding HEAT repeat domain-containing protein, translating into MFDGLDDIDWASMERAYGSAEEVPALLWALRSPDAVERRKALDRFYGAVHHQGSVYPPTAASLPFLFELAADGATPERAAVVALLVSIGRESLERGFEDDGTEIEYYPPMGYAQAVAFLRERGAQFAELSRDPDPDVRLAAIGGLGLFLDDARQAAAMLRERLAAEQGIAARLQIVEAAATLALRMPAASQQVMDWLAELATDPAQNPATRLAALVQRARCAPDEIGEDTGAAAVGLLRETARALPVQPIAPAPSRPTAPTDNVAPQIVAAFEDLDRRTRVYAPTTALLRTFHEALGARVPERTAVLAEQLSSPDFGSRLDAVRMSGELMRTWRGDHTRLLMLVADQLTTADQEVAAEAAAVLASCHPIAAPAREALAAHIDAQRAVHGPYVWAAPDVLLRRSHQEAVRALARLADARALPSLLAALDNVVDAWRAIQVAGHLLQAADQLVPRLCDHLRRIDLSQQQTEMSATAILSALATLGDPAALPVVVDTLGAAVRLEQDRVTRSALDALGAFGPAAASARETIRLLTTATDAHVRPAAVAALWAVDGDLAEVMPLLLGLLDDRITFRISDAADLLGEIGPPASAALPRLRSLLTHDYEWVRVHCAAALWEIGGQAEAPAVLNALLQAMAKNPATANHVVACLDRMGPLAAPALPLLREQLALPRRGGRFQSIDHDEELQRIGHTLITRLDPPAPGAAAPRTA; encoded by the coding sequence ATGTTCGACGGACTTGATGACATCGACTGGGCGTCGATGGAGCGCGCGTACGGCTCGGCCGAGGAGGTGCCGGCGCTGCTGTGGGCGCTGCGCTCCCCGGACGCCGTGGAACGCCGCAAGGCCCTGGACCGTTTCTACGGTGCGGTTCACCACCAGGGCAGCGTGTACCCGCCCACGGCGGCCAGCCTGCCCTTCCTGTTCGAGTTGGCCGCCGACGGCGCCACGCCCGAGCGGGCCGCCGTGGTCGCGCTGCTGGTCAGCATCGGCCGGGAGTCCCTCGAGCGGGGCTTTGAGGACGATGGCACCGAGATCGAGTACTACCCACCGATGGGCTACGCGCAAGCCGTCGCCTTCCTGCGCGAGCGGGGTGCGCAGTTCGCCGAACTCTCCCGCGACCCCGACCCGGACGTGCGCCTGGCCGCGATCGGCGGGCTCGGGCTCTTCCTCGACGACGCCCGCCAGGCCGCCGCCATGCTGCGCGAGCGGCTGGCCGCCGAGCAAGGCATCGCGGCTCGGCTGCAGATCGTCGAGGCGGCGGCCACTCTGGCACTGCGCATGCCGGCGGCCTCGCAACAGGTGATGGACTGGCTCGCCGAGCTCGCCACCGACCCGGCCCAGAACCCGGCGACTCGGCTCGCGGCCCTTGTCCAGCGGGCCCGCTGCGCCCCGGACGAGATCGGCGAGGACACCGGGGCGGCCGCCGTCGGCCTGCTGCGCGAGACCGCCCGCGCCCTACCCGTACAACCGATCGCACCGGCCCCGAGCCGCCCGACGGCACCCACGGACAACGTTGCGCCACAGATCGTCGCCGCCTTCGAGGATCTCGACCGCCGCACGCGCGTATACGCACCGACCACGGCGCTGCTGCGTACGTTCCACGAAGCCCTGGGGGCCCGGGTGCCCGAGCGCACCGCGGTGCTGGCAGAGCAGCTGAGCAGCCCCGACTTCGGCTCGCGCCTGGACGCGGTCCGTATGAGCGGGGAGCTGATGCGCACCTGGCGCGGGGATCACACCCGGCTCCTGATGCTGGTTGCCGACCAGCTCACCACGGCCGATCAGGAGGTTGCCGCCGAAGCTGCGGCCGTCCTGGCCTCCTGCCACCCGATCGCTGCCCCGGCCCGGGAGGCCCTCGCCGCACACATCGATGCCCAACGCGCGGTGCACGGCCCTTACGTATGGGCGGCCCCCGACGTGCTGCTGCGCAGAAGCCACCAGGAGGCCGTGCGGGCCTTGGCGCGCCTGGCCGACGCACGCGCGCTGCCGAGTCTGCTGGCCGCGCTGGACAACGTCGTCGACGCCTGGCGTGCGATCCAGGTCGCAGGGCATCTGCTGCAGGCGGCGGACCAGTTGGTGCCCCGGCTCTGCGACCACCTGCGCCGGATCGACCTCTCCCAGCAGCAGACCGAGATGAGCGCCACCGCGATCCTCTCCGCCCTGGCCACCCTGGGCGACCCGGCCGCGCTTCCTGTGGTGGTGGACACGCTCGGTGCTGCGGTGCGCCTTGAGCAGGACCGCGTCACGCGATCAGCTCTTGATGCGCTGGGGGCGTTCGGCCCGGCGGCGGCCAGCGCACGGGAGACGATACGGCTGCTGACCACCGCCACCGACGCGCACGTACGGCCTGCCGCCGTCGCCGCGCTGTGGGCCGTCGACGGTGACCTGGCCGAGGTCATGCCGCTCCTGCTCGGCCTCCTCGACGACCGCATCACCTTCCGGATCAGCGACGCGGCTGATCTGCTCGGCGAGATCGGCCCGCCCGCCTCCGCCGCCCTGCCGCGCCTACGCAGCCTCCTGACACACGATTACGAATGGGTCCGGGTGCACTGCGCGGCCGCGCTCTGGGAAATCGGCGGCCAGGCCGAGGCGCCGGCCGTCCTGAACGCCCTGCTGCAGGCCATGGCCAAAAACCCCGCGACGGCCAACCACGTCGTGGCATGCCTGGACCGCATGGGCCCCCTCGCGGCACCGGCCCTGCCCCTGCTCCGCGAGCAACTGGCCCTGCCCCGACGCGGCGGCAGGTTCCAGAGCATCGACCACGACGAGGAACTCCAGCGCATCGGCCATACCCTCATCACCCGGCTCGATCCTCCAGCGCCGGGAGCCGCCGCACCGAGAACAGCCTGA
- the tpg gene encoding telomere-protecting terminal protein Tpg, translating into MGQIEQGLEQALRTRPVPSSTEARLRFLLATHKGSTRKVAVVLGVSQRTVQRWVTKRPGARRPPGSLHVRAIEEAVLARWQPRVRARRRAQAEANGFVFHTRARFGFAAPAGSSDDPRVRWITQDLSGEVARELFAARDAGAGEQQQTVILARALGHAYFRDRGRRAHGLHVSFSDVEFADFSIG; encoded by the coding sequence ATGGGGCAGATCGAGCAGGGGCTGGAGCAGGCGTTGCGCACCCGGCCCGTTCCCTCGAGCACCGAGGCCCGTCTGCGGTTTCTGCTGGCGACGCACAAGGGTTCCACCCGGAAGGTGGCCGTCGTGCTGGGGGTGTCGCAGCGCACCGTGCAGCGGTGGGTGACGAAGAGGCCCGGAGCGCGACGTCCGCCGGGTTCGCTGCATGTCCGGGCGATCGAGGAAGCGGTCCTGGCGCGGTGGCAGCCCCGTGTACGGGCCCGTCGGCGTGCACAAGCCGAAGCTAACGGGTTCGTCTTCCACACCAGGGCGCGATTCGGGTTCGCCGCGCCAGCAGGGTCGTCGGACGATCCGCGGGTGCGGTGGATCACCCAGGACCTGTCAGGAGAGGTCGCCCGGGAGCTGTTCGCCGCCCGGGACGCCGGCGCAGGCGAGCAGCAGCAGACGGTGATCCTGGCCCGGGCGCTGGGACACGCCTACTTTCGCGATCGGGGCCGCCGGGCCCACGGTCTGCATGTCTCTTTCAGCGACGTCGAGTTCGCTGACTTCTCGATCGGCTGA
- a CDS encoding ATP-binding protein, protein MTAATYQYVDLPDASVVTTRALLTARENITDTVAARAMMCIHGGAGFGKTLAVNTCLRGLEPGEDVRKITFRARPTARAVRYELFTALDLAGEPPRHPSEFDRLLKTALAERSRTFLVDEAQWPGGEAFEYFRYLWDEPSTQLAIIFVGGAGCHTVLRREPMLSSRIFIWQQFTRLTPDEVLEVIPLFHPVWADADPEDIAFADQHAAHGNFRARAQLTAHTRTALARTGRARVDQELLRWAFSRLA, encoded by the coding sequence GTGACCGCGGCCACCTACCAGTACGTCGACCTGCCCGACGCCTCCGTGGTCACCACCCGCGCCCTGCTCACTGCCCGGGAGAACATCACCGACACGGTCGCTGCCCGCGCGATGATGTGCATCCATGGCGGCGCCGGCTTCGGCAAGACCCTCGCCGTCAATACCTGCTTGCGCGGACTCGAACCCGGTGAGGACGTCCGAAAGATCACCTTCCGTGCCCGTCCCACGGCCCGCGCGGTGCGCTACGAACTGTTCACCGCGCTCGACCTGGCCGGGGAGCCACCGCGTCACCCCAGCGAGTTCGACCGTCTGCTGAAGACGGCCCTGGCCGAACGCTCCCGTACCTTCCTCGTCGACGAGGCCCAGTGGCCAGGCGGGGAGGCGTTCGAATACTTCCGCTACCTCTGGGACGAACCCTCAACCCAGCTCGCCATCATTTTCGTCGGTGGCGCGGGCTGCCACACCGTGCTGCGCCGCGAACCGATGCTCTCCTCCCGCATCTTCATCTGGCAGCAGTTCACGCGCCTCACACCCGACGAGGTCCTGGAGGTGATCCCGCTGTTCCACCCGGTCTGGGCTGACGCCGACCCCGAGGACATCGCCTTCGCCGATCAGCACGCCGCGCACGGCAACTTCCGCGCCCGGGCCCAGCTGACCGCCCACACCCGTACCGCACTGGCCCGTACGGGACGTGCCCGCGTCGACCAGGAGCTGCTGCGCTGGGCCTTCAGCCGCCTCGCCTGA
- a CDS encoding ATP-binding protein — protein sequence MALPAGAQLVRTSSVRAVAEAVGQAMATQGAVCVFGDPGRGKTVAVRMALGEVPPGWKVTWVPVPVRPSVAGMRRAVFDALALPGRFPHTSALADAAVAEALGEARVLVVDEAQRLPAPCLEYLQSLWDHPGTRITLVLCGAGSERALSRLPQLASRVVAWQEVPRLDAAEVAPVVTGFHPLWRTVPSPDLTWIDQSCAHGTFRTWAALTAHLQNALLTTADASVDRGLLRRLFKRVAPPL from the coding sequence GTGGCGTTGCCGGCGGGCGCGCAGTTGGTGCGGACGTCGTCGGTGCGGGCGGTGGCCGAGGCGGTCGGGCAGGCGATGGCGACCCAGGGCGCGGTGTGTGTGTTCGGTGACCCGGGCCGGGGCAAGACCGTCGCTGTGCGGATGGCGCTTGGCGAAGTGCCCCCGGGCTGGAAGGTGACGTGGGTACCGGTACCGGTGCGCCCGTCGGTGGCCGGCATGAGGCGGGCGGTGTTCGACGCTCTGGCGCTGCCGGGCCGCTTCCCGCACACGTCGGCGCTGGCCGACGCCGCGGTCGCGGAAGCTTTGGGTGAGGCGCGGGTGCTGGTGGTCGATGAGGCGCAGCGCCTGCCCGCGCCGTGCCTGGAGTACCTGCAGAGCCTGTGGGACCACCCCGGCACGCGGATCACGCTGGTGTTGTGCGGGGCGGGCAGCGAGCGGGCGCTGTCCCGGCTGCCGCAGCTGGCGTCGCGAGTGGTCGCGTGGCAGGAGGTTCCGCGCCTGGACGCAGCGGAAGTGGCGCCCGTGGTGACTGGCTTCCATCCGCTGTGGCGCACCGTCCCGTCCCCGGATCTGACGTGGATCGACCAGTCGTGCGCGCACGGCACGTTCCGCACGTGGGCCGCTTTGACTGCGCACCTGCAGAACGCGCTGCTCACCACTGCTGACGCATCCGTCGACCGGGGTTTGTTGAGGCGACTGTTTAAGCGGGTCGCGCCGCCGCTGTGA